GAGCATTGCTAGTATATGACATAACTCGAGCGGTGACATTTGAGAATGTGAAGAAGTGGTTACGAGAGCTAAGAGATTTTGGGAATTCGGATATGGTCATCGTTCTAGTTGGGAACAAAAGTGATTTGAGCCATTCTCGAGAagttgaagaggaagaaggacGACGTTTGGCAGAGTCTGAAGACTTGTTTTTCATGGAAACTTCTGCCATGGATAATGTGAACGTGGAAGAGGCATTTCTTGAAATGGTTCGTAGGATCCATGCGATTGCTTCCCAAAAAAGCTTAAATTTACCCAAACGAATTGAAAAGCTTGTTGCTTTTCCGAATGGAAAAGAGATCGTTAGTATTCATGAAGTGACTCCTACCAAACCCAATTCATATTGTtgttatttatgaaattttaattttaaatagcgagtttactttattttatttttttttgttgaagttttatatatatatatatatatatatatatatatataNNNNNNNNNNNNNNNNNNNNNNNNNNNNNNNNNNNNNNNNNNNNNNNNNNNNNNNNNNNNNNNNNNNNNNNNNNNNNNNNNNNNNNNNNNNNNNNNNNNNNNNNNNNNNNNNNNNNNNNNNNNNNNNNNNNNN
This sequence is a window from Cucurbita pepo subsp. pepo cultivar mu-cu-16 chromosome LG04, ASM280686v2, whole genome shotgun sequence. Protein-coding genes within it:
- the LOC111792265 gene encoding ras-related protein RABA6b-like, yielding MADSFDEECDYLFKAVLTGDSGVGKSNLLSRFARAEFRLDSKPTIGVEFAYRNIKVADKLIKTQIWDTAGQERFRAITSSYYRGALGALLVYDITRAVTFENVKKWLRELRDFGNSDMVIVLVGNKSDLSHSREVEEEEGRRLAESEDLFFMETSAMDNVNVEEAFLEMVRRIHAIASQKSLNLPKRIEKLVAFPNGKEIVSIHEVTPTKPNSYCCYL